A single window of Nicotiana sylvestris chromosome 3, ASM39365v2, whole genome shotgun sequence DNA harbors:
- the LOC138887976 gene encoding uncharacterized protein, with the protein MQYKDSDSEGEDEIPEKIVREVENFENKPISNMDETEAINSGDVETVKETHISIHLSPSEKEEYIRFLKKYEDIFAWSYDDMIGLSASIVAHKLPTNPMCPPVKQTLRNFKPDMSLKINEEVTKQIKAKVLRVVEYPTWLANIIPVLKKDGKVKVCVDYQDLNRASPKDDFPLPNIHILIDNCAKHELQSFIDCFSSYHQIWMDEEDVEKIAFITPWESFKGQALANHLAENLVRGEYKPLKTYFPDEAVSFVGEDIVEAYDGWRMFFDGAENYKGVGIGVVLVSETGQHHSVSTKLRLPCTSYMAEYEACIMGLNLSIDMNIQEFLVIGDSDLLCAHIEEETDGKPWFHDIKEYLAKGEYPEQASHTQKRTLRRLSNHFFQNRGTLYRRIPDLGLLRCVDANEASRLLEEIHAGTCRPHMNGFVQAKKILRAGYFWMTMETDYIRYVQKCHQCQVEAASYKAVTKKVVADFVKDRIVCRFRVPESIITDNAANINSDLMKAICETFKIRH; encoded by the exons AtgcaatataaggatagtgactcagaaggagaggatgaaatacctgagaaaattgtcagagaggttgagaactttgagaacaaacctattTCCAAcatggacgaaaccgaagcaatCAATTCGGGAGACGTCGAAACCGTCAAAGAGACTcacataagcattcacttatcaccatcagagaaggaagagtacattcgtttcctgaagaaatatgaggatatctttgcatggtcatatgatgacatgatcgGCCTGAGcgcatccatagtggctcataagttgcctaccaatccaatgtgtcctcCGGTGAAGCAGACACTCAGAAatttcaaaccagatatgagcctgaaaatcaatgaggaagtcactaagcaaatcaaagccaaagtcctcagggtagttgagtacccaacctggttagccaatattaTACCGGttctgaagaaagatgggaaggtcaaggtatgtgttgactatcaggatttaaatagagcaagtcccaaggatgattttccactgccaaatatacacatcctgatcgacaattgtgccaagcatgaactccaatcctttataGATTGCTTCTCaagttatcaccagatttggatggatgaggaagacgtagagaaaatagctttcattacaccgtgggagT CgttcaaaggacaagcattggcaaaccatcttgctgaaaatcttgtaagaggagaatacaaacccttgaaaacatattttcctgatgaagcaGTATcgttcgtaggagaggacattgttgaagcctacgacggttggagaatgttcttcgatggggctgaAAACTataaaggagtgggcattggagtagttttggtatcagaaacaggcCAACATCACTCGGTATCCACAAAGCTTAGGTTACCATGCACCAGctatatggcagaatatgaggcttgcattatgGGGCTCAATTTGAgcatcgatatgaatatacaagagtttctggtaattggtgattcagatcttttg TGTGCTCATAttgaagaagaaacggatggaaaaccttggttccacgatatcaaagaatatttggcaaaaggagaatatccagaacagGCAAgtcatactcagaaacgcacactgcggaggttgtccaatcacttcttccaaaatAGAGGGACCCTGTATAGAAGAATTCCTGATCTGGGGTTGTTACGGTGTGTTGACGCGAATGAGGCATCCAGAttgcttgaggagatacatgccggaacttgcagaccacatatgaacggttttgttcaagccaagaagatactcagagctggatatttttggatgaccatggaaacagatTACATCCGGTACgtccagaaatgccaccaatgccag gtagaggccgcatcttacaaagctgtaaccaagaaagtcgtcgcagattttgtcaaggatcgtattgtttgccgatttagGGTTCcagagtccattatcactgataatgctgccaatatcaacagtgatttgatgaaagccatttgtgaaaccttcaaaatcaggCACTAA